A window of Streptomyces profundus genomic DNA:
CTCCGTCGCCGAGGAGGTGTTGAGCATCGCCCGCTCCGAACTGCCCGGCCTGGACGGGCGGATCGGCTTCGCCGAGCGCGCGGGTGAGGAGTTCCCCTCCCTGGAGGAGGTGCTCTCCGGCGCCGACGCGGCGGCCTCGGAGGCGAGCGGTGCGCCCAGCGCCATCGTGGTGCCGCTGCTGGCGGGCCCGGACAGTGCCCAGTTGCGCGGCATACGGCAGACCGTGGTGCACAGCGGTTCGGGCGCCGAGCTGACCGATGTGCTGGGCCCGCACCCGCTGTTGGCGGAGGGCGTGCATGTCCGGCTGTCGGAGTCGGGGCTGGCCAGGGCCGACCGGGCGCGGCTGTTCACGGTCGCCACGGCCGCCGACGGCATCGTGCTCGCCACGGTGGGCGGTGAGGAGGCGGTGCAGACCGCGGGGATCACCGGCATGCTGCTCTCCGCGCGGCTCGCGGTGCCCGTGCTGGCCGCCGCGCTCGACGAGGAGGGCGCGGTGGCGCACACCGCGAACCGGCTGCTGGAGGCCGGGGCCCAGCAACTGGCCGTGGCGCCCTGCCTGATCGGCCCGGAGATCCCGGAGGGCCTGTTGGAGTCGGCGACCAAGGAGGCCGGTTGCCCGACGGCCGAGCCGCTGGGCGCCTACCCCGCGGTGGGCAAGCTGGTCCTCTCCACCTATATGGCGGCGGCCGGCCTGGCTCCGCAGCCGGCGTCTCCCGGCGGCCCGCGCGCCTGACCGCCGGGACGCGCGGGCGGCCCCCTCACGGGGGCGCGGCGTCCGATCCGGCCTCCCGCTGGTGGAGCAGCTCGGTCAGGTCGGCGAGACGGTCCAGGCCCCGCAGGGGCCTGGACATCCGTGCGTTGTCGGCGAACGTCTCACGGTGGCGGTCCAGGAAGGCCCAGTAGCCGGCGGTGAACGGGCAGGCCCGCTCCCCCACCCGGTCGCCGGGGCGGTAGGCGCAGGGCCCGCAGTAGTCGCTCATCCGCTGGAGGTAGGAGCCGCCCGAGGTGTAGGGCTTGGTGGCCATCAGTCCGCCGTCGGCGTGTTGGGACATGCCGATCACATTGGGCAGCATCACCCAGTCGTAGCCGTCCACGAAGCTGCGGTGGAACCAGTCGGTGACGGCGAGGGGGTGCCAGCCGCGCTGTAGGGCGTAGCTGCCCAGGACCATCAGGCGCGGGATGTGGTGGGTCCAGCCGGTGTCGCGCACCTGGGCGAGGACGGTGGCCAGGCAGCGGGCGGTGACGGCGTCGGCGTCGAGGTCGAGGAACCAGTCGGGCAGCGGCGCGGTGTGCCCCAGCGCGTTGCGGTCGCGGTAGTCGGCGCCGGCGTACCAGTAGAGGTGCCAGACGTACTCGCGCCAGCCGGCGATCTGCCGGACGAAGCCCTCCACGCTGCCCAGCGGCGCCTTTCCGGCGCGCCAGGCGTCCTCGGCCAGGGCCACGCACTCCCCCGGGTCGAGCAGCCCGAGGTTGAGCGAGGACGACAGCAGGCTGTGGCTGAGCACCGGATCGTCGGCGAGCATGGCGTCCTCGCGGGGCCCGAAGGTGGCCAGCCGGCGGTCGACGAAGCGGTGGAGCGCGGCGAGTGCCTCGCGTCGGGTGGCGGGGAAGGCGCGGGGGCCGTCCCGGCCGACGAACGACACCTCGCCGTCGCGTTCCCAGCGGTCGAGATCGGCCCGCACCTCCTCGTCGATGGCGTCCTCGCGCGGGCGGTAGGGCGCCGGCAGGCCCAGGGTCGAGGCGTGGCGGGGCGGCGGTTCGCGGTTGTCGTGGTCGAGGTTCCACCGCCCGCCGGCGGGTTGGTCCCCGTCCATCAGCAGGCCGTGGGCGCGGCGCACCCGGCGGTAGAGGTTCTCCTGGCGCAGCCCGCTCTCGTGGTACCGGTCGGCCCAGGCGCGGAAGTCCTCGGGGGCGAGCAGGAAGCCGCGCGGCGGCAGCACCGTGACCTGGTCCAGGGCGGTGACCAGCGCCAGCGCGGCGCGCGAGGTGGGGTGGTGGACGGTCACCCGGGCGTCGCCCACGGCGGTGCGCAGCCCTTCCCGGTAGGTGTCGGCCCTGATGTAGCGGACGCGGTCGCCGAGTTCGGCCGCCCGGTGGCGCATCGCGGAGAGCACGAGGTGGGCCTTGGCGCGGTGGAAGCGGCGTCGGCGCAGCACCGAGCGGGCCTCGATCATCACCAGCGGCGCCCGGCGGGCGGGGCCGCCGTCGCCGGGGGCGGTGAAGTGCGGGCCGAGTTGGTCCCCGAAGAGCCAGTGCGCGGTGCTCACGGCTGCCGGCCGTGTGACGACGTGTGGGGGTGGCGCATCGGGCTTCTCCTGGTGGGGGCGGGGCCGGCCCCCATCCTGGGCGACACCACCCCGCGGCGCGGGAAGCCGCGCCGGCGCGAGGCGCGGCCGGGCGCCGGCTGGCGATCCGCTCTTCTATAAGCTGACGGGATGGCCAGTACCGACGACTCGGCGAGCGATCTCCAGGCGTTCGCCCGACAGCTGCGGCACCTGAACGGGGAGATCAACCGTCTGGTCCACGGTTTCGCGCTGGCCCAGGGGCTGCATCCGACCGATGTGCAGGCGCTGGCCGTGATCCTGGACAGCGAGGCGCCGCTGACGCCGGGGAACCTGCGGAGCCGGCTGGGGCTCACCTCGGGGGCCGTCACCGCCTGCCTCGACCGGTTGGAGCGCGCGGGCCATGTGCGGCGTTCGCGTGCGAGCGAGGACCGCAGAGTCGTCCATGTGCACTACGCGGCGAGCGCCAGGCCGGCGGCGCGCGAGCACTTCCGTCCGCTGGCCGCCGCCGCCGAGAGCACCCGCGCGGGGTTCAGCGCGGCGGAGCTGGCCGTGGTGTCGCGCTTTCTGAACGCGCTCAACGAGGAGTTGGGCGAGCTGCGGACGCCGCGGCGCTGATCCGCACCCGTGTCACCCCCCGTCGCCGAGGCACGGTAGATTATCTCAATGATTGAGATTGTTATTCATTGAGTTAGCCGTCCCGGTGGACCAGCGTGGCGTTCGCCCCCGGGATCGGCGTCCGGTCAGGAGCACCTATGCCCAGCAGCACTCGGCGGATCCGTTGGCTGATCCCCGTCGTCGTCCTTCTCGTCTGGCTCGGCGTCGGCGCCGGCTTCGGCCCGTTCGCCGGCAGGCTCGGGGAGGTCGCCACCAACGACCAGGCCGCGTTCCTCCCCGGCGGCGCCGAGTCCACCCGGGTGCTGGAGGCCCAGAAGGCGTTCCGTCAGGACGAGACCCTGCCGGCGATCGTGGTGTGGACCTCGGACGAGGAGGGCGGTCCCCTCGATGAGGAGCGGCGGGCGGCGGCGAGCGAGGTACTCGCCGCGCTGGCCGACGACCCGGCGGTGGTGACGGAGCCGTCGCCCGCGCTGCCGGCCGAGGACGGTCTGGCCCTCCAGGGGGTGGTGCCGCTGGATCCCGATCTCGACGAGGAGTTGTCCGAGGCCCTGGAGCGGCTCACCCGGGCCGCCGAGGGGGTCCTCGGCACCAGCGTCCAGATCGCGGGTCCGGCGGCCAGCCAGGCGGACCTCTCGGACGCCTTCGCCGGCATCGACGGTCTGCTGCTCGGGGTCGCGCTGACGACGGTGCTGCTGATCCTGCTGCTGGTCTACCGCAGCGTGCCGCTGCCCCTGGTGATCATCGTCGGGGCCATGTTCGCCCTGGCGTTGGCCTGCGCGGTGGTCTATCTGCTGGCCGACCTCGACGTGGTGCGGGTGGACGGCCAGGTCCAGGGCATCCTCTTCATCCTGGTGATCGGGGCGGCGACCGACTACGCGCTGCTGCTCACGGCGCGCTACCGCGAGGAGTTGGCGCGCGGGGACGACCGGATGGCGGCCATGCGGACCGCGCTGCGCCGCTCCCTCGGCCCGATCACGGCGAGCGCGGCCACCGTGGCGGCCGGCCTGTTGGCGCTGTTGCTCAGCGACCTCACCAACAACCGCGCCCTCGGCCCGGTGGGCGCGATCGGGATCGGCTGCGCGGTGCTCAGCGCGTTGACGTTCCTGCCCGCGGTGCTGGTGCTGCTCGGCCGCGGGGCGTACTGGCCGGCCAGGCCGCGGCCGGCGGGCGGGCGGGATCGGGCGCACGGGCTGTGGACCCGGGTCGCGGCGCTGGTGGACCGGGCCCCGCGCAAGGTCTGGGTCGCCACCCTGGTGGTGCTGCTCGCGGGGGCCGCGTTCGCCCCGACCCTCAACACCAGGGGTGTGCCGCTTGACGAGGTCTTCGTCAACGACGCGCCGTCGGTGGCCGCCCAGGAGACGCTGGGTGAGCACTTCCCCGGCGGTTCCGGCAATCCGGCGGTGGTGATCGCGGACGCGGACGCGCTGGACGAGGTGGTCCGCGCGGCCGAGGGCACGCGCGGCGTGGCCTCGGTGGCACCGGTGACCGCGTCGGGCCGCCCGGACGGGGGCCCGCCGCTGGAGGTGGACGGCCGCGTCCGGCTGGAGGCGACGCTCACCGACGCGTCGGACAGCACGGCGGCCGAGGAGACCGTCCTCCGGCTGCGGGAGGCGGTGCACGCGGTGTCCGACGCGGACGCGCTGGTCGGCGGCTACACCGCCCAGCGGTACGACACCCAGCGCACCGCCGCGCACGACAGGACGCTGATCGTCCCCGTGGTGTTGGTGATCATTCTGCTGATCCTGATCGCCCTGCTGCGCTCGTTGGTGATGCCGGTGTTGCTGGTCGCGACCGTGGCCCTCAACTTTCTGACCACGCTGGGGGTTTCCGCGCTGGTCTTCCAGAACCTGCTGGGCTTCGGCGGGACCGACTCCTCCGTGCCGCTCTACGGGTTCGTGTTCCTGGTGGCCCTGGGCGTGGACTACAACATCTTCCTGATGTCCCGGGTGCGGGAGGAGGCGCTGGAGCACGGCCCGCGCGAGGGGGTGCTGCGCGGGCTCACCACCACCGGCGGGGTGATCACCTCCGCCGGGGTGGTGCTGGCCGCGACGTTCGCCGCGCTGGGGGTGATCCCGCTGGCCTTCCTGGTGCAGATCGCGTTCATCGTGGCCTTCGGGGTGCTGCTGGACACCCTGGTGGTGCGGTCACTCCTGGTGCCGGCGCTGGTCAGGGACATGGGCCGGGCCGCCTGGTGGCCCGGCGCGCTGAGCCGGGCACCGGACGGGGCCCGCCGGGGCCGCCCCTGACGTCGCCCGCCTCACACGTCAGCTCGTCAACCCGTCAGATCGTCAGCCCGTCAGATCGTCACGTCGAGCCGGTGGCCGTCCGGCCAGCGGAGTGTCACCCGTTCGACGGCGACCAGCAACTCCGGTGGTTCGTGCGGGTGTTCCTCGGTGCCGGTGAGCGTGACGCGGGCGGCGACGAGGCCGTCGGCGGGGAGCCGGCCCCCGGTGGCCAGCCAGGGGATCGCCGTCCAGCCGCCGAGCGGGCCGGCGTCGCGGACCACCGTCACCCCGGCGCGGTCCAGGCCGCGCAGCGGGTGGAGGGTGGAGCGCAGCCGGTCGGTGCGGGCCAGCGCCCCGGGGCCCGTGGTCGGGCGGTCGGCGGCGGCGAGCGGCCAGCCGCCGAGCCTGACGGTGACCGGCCGCTCCTGGGGCTCGTCGAACACCACGCGCGCCAGCCGGACTTCGACGCCGTCCCTGACCACGGACACGACGGTGACGACCGGCCCCCTGGTGGTCGTGCCGGGGTGGCCGGAGCCGTGGTCGGGTCCCGCGTCCGCCGCCGGCTCCACCCAGTGGGTCCGGCCGCCGGAGGCGGCCAGCAGCACGCCGCCGGCCTCGGCTCTGGCGTAGTGGTGGGTGAATCCGGTGCGGTGGGTGGCGCGGCCTTCCTGGTCCAGCACGACGACGGCGTTGTCGAGCGGGGCCCTGGACGTGGGCCCGGTGAGCGGCGGGACGGTGGCCGTGGAGTAGCCGAGCCGGGCGTAGAGGGGGGCGTCGGTGCCGCCGGCGCCGGGGGCGGCGTGGTCGGTGCCGTGGTTGACGACGGTGATCACGCCGTCGTCGCGGCGTCCCGAGACCAGCCAGCCGGGTGCCTCGATGACCCGTTGGACGTCGCCGCGCTCCACGGGCAGCGGCTCCTCCGGCGCGGTCCACACGGGATGGTCGGCGGGAAGGGCGAGGCCGAGCATGCCCTTGGCGGCCCAGTAGGGCGATCCGGGCCCCGAGTAGGACTGTTTCATGGGCGGCCAGGCGTGGTGCCAGCCGAGGGTGAGCAGGCCGTCCCGGTCGGGGACGCCGTGTTCAGTGAAGTGCCGCAGGGTGCCGCTGGCGGCGCGGCGCAGCAGCCCGGGCGGCAGTTCGCCGACGTCCGTGTAGGCGGCGGTCCACAGCGGCGCGGCGCTGGCGAAGCGGTAGATCAGGCTGCGGCCCTGGAGCAGCGGGGAGCCGTCGGCGCCGATGAGGTGGACCGCGTCGTGGAGGTAGCGGCCGAGGTCGTCCGCCCAGGTCTGGCGGAGCGCGGGTGGGCAGAGGGTGCCGGTGACGTCGAACGCCCTGGCCCAGAGCAGCGGGTAGAGGTGCAGGGCCCAGCCGGTGTAGTGGTCGTAGGCGCGCTGGTCGGCGCCGTCGGAGAGCCAGCCGCCGGGGCGGCGCAGCCGGGCGTGGACGGCGAGGTCCTCCTCGATGTCGGCGGCCGACCAGGGCCCGCCGACCTCGCGGAGGAAGGACTCGACGACGACGCGGAACCAGACCCAGTTGATCGGCGGGTAGGGCTGGCCGACGACGGTGGCCAGCCAGTCGACGGTGCGGTGCCGCACGGCGTCGTCGAGCCGGTCCCAGAGCCAGGGGCGGGTGAGTTGCAGGATCAGCGCGATCGACGCGGCCTCCACCTTGGCCTGGCCCAACCGGTCGGGGCGCGGCCAGGCTTCGGGCGAGGCGGGGTCGGTGCCGGCGGCCAGGCCCGCGGCGTAGCGCTCCAGCAGGCCGGTGGGGTCGGCGCCGCGTTCGCCGAGGATGCGGAAGCCGGCCAGCAGGAAGGTGCGGGCGAAGCCCTCAAGGCCGTCGGAGTCCGGGCCGTGGCCGCTGGCGGGGCCCGGCAGGTCGACGCGGGCGCCGCGCGGGGAGCGGTGGCGGTCCACGGCGGTGAGCAGCCCGTCGGCGAGCGCGGCCCAGTGGGCGCGGGTCCAGCCGGTGTGCGGGGACGTGGTGCGGTCCTCGGGTGGGAGACCGGCGGACTCCCCTGGCGGAGGGGTCATTTGACGCTCCCGGCGGCGAGTCCTGAGCGCCACTGCCGTTGCAGGACGACGAAGGCGATGATCAGCGGCAGGACGGCGAGGAGGGAGCCCGTGATGACGAGCGGGTTGTACTGGGGGAACTGGCCCACGCGGGAGCTCCACTGGAAGAGGCCGAGGGTCATGGGGAAGAGCTTGGGGTCGGTGAGCATGACCAGCGGCAGGAAGAAGTTGTTCCAGATGCCGACGAACTGGAAGAGGAGGATGGTGACCACGCCGGGGCGCATCATCGGCAGCGCGACGGTGAAGAAGGTGCGCAGTTCGCCGGCGCCGTCCATCCGGGAGGCTTCGATGACCTCGTCGGGGACGGCGGCCTCGGCGTAGGCGCGGGCGAGGTAGACGCCGAAGGGGTTGGTGAGCAGCGGGATGAAGACGGCCCAGAAGGTGTCGACGACGCGCAGTTCGGTGG
This region includes:
- a CDS encoding sirohydrochlorin chelatase, coding for MSSSTGPASGLPVRMPRPRQSGRHRRPEPVSAPEGAPPLVLAVPGTPSASSLSVAEEVLSIARSELPGLDGRIGFAERAGEEFPSLEEVLSGADAAASEASGAPSAIVVPLLAGPDSAQLRGIRQTVVHSGSGAELTDVLGPHPLLAEGVHVRLSESGLARADRARLFTVATAADGIVLATVGGEEAVQTAGITGMLLSARLAVPVLAAALDEEGAVAHTANRLLEAGAQQLAVAPCLIGPEIPEGLLESATKEAGCPTAEPLGAYPAVGKLVLSTYMAAAGLAPQPASPGGPRA
- a CDS encoding cryptochrome/photolyase family protein, producing the protein MSTAHWLFGDQLGPHFTAPGDGGPARRAPLVMIEARSVLRRRRFHRAKAHLVLSAMRHRAAELGDRVRYIRADTYREGLRTAVGDARVTVHHPTSRAALALVTALDQVTVLPPRGFLLAPEDFRAWADRYHESGLRQENLYRRVRRAHGLLMDGDQPAGGRWNLDHDNREPPPRHASTLGLPAPYRPREDAIDEEVRADLDRWERDGEVSFVGRDGPRAFPATRREALAALHRFVDRRLATFGPREDAMLADDPVLSHSLLSSSLNLGLLDPGECVALAEDAWRAGKAPLGSVEGFVRQIAGWREYVWHLYWYAGADYRDRNALGHTAPLPDWFLDLDADAVTARCLATVLAQVRDTGWTHHIPRLMVLGSYALQRGWHPLAVTDWFHRSFVDGYDWVMLPNVIGMSQHADGGLMATKPYTSGGSYLQRMSDYCGPCAYRPGDRVGERACPFTAGYWAFLDRHRETFADNARMSRPLRGLDRLADLTELLHQREAGSDAAPP
- a CDS encoding MarR family winged helix-turn-helix transcriptional regulator, encoding MASTDDSASDLQAFARQLRHLNGEINRLVHGFALAQGLHPTDVQALAVILDSEAPLTPGNLRSRLGLTSGAVTACLDRLERAGHVRRSRASEDRRVVHVHYAASARPAAREHFRPLAAAAESTRAGFSAAELAVVSRFLNALNEELGELRTPRR
- a CDS encoding MMPL family transporter; the encoded protein is MPSSTRRIRWLIPVVVLLVWLGVGAGFGPFAGRLGEVATNDQAAFLPGGAESTRVLEAQKAFRQDETLPAIVVWTSDEEGGPLDEERRAAASEVLAALADDPAVVTEPSPALPAEDGLALQGVVPLDPDLDEELSEALERLTRAAEGVLGTSVQIAGPAASQADLSDAFAGIDGLLLGVALTTVLLILLLVYRSVPLPLVIIVGAMFALALACAVVYLLADLDVVRVDGQVQGILFILVIGAATDYALLLTARYREELARGDDRMAAMRTALRRSLGPITASAATVAAGLLALLLSDLTNNRALGPVGAIGIGCAVLSALTFLPAVLVLLGRGAYWPARPRPAGGRDRAHGLWTRVAALVDRAPRKVWVATLVVLLAGAAFAPTLNTRGVPLDEVFVNDAPSVAAQETLGEHFPGGSGNPAVVIADADALDEVVRAAEGTRGVASVAPVTASGRPDGGPPLEVDGRVRLEATLTDASDSTAAEETVLRLREAVHAVSDADALVGGYTAQRYDTQRTAAHDRTLIVPVVLVIILLILIALLRSLVMPVLLVATVALNFLTTLGVSALVFQNLLGFGGTDSSVPLYGFVFLVALGVDYNIFLMSRVREEALEHGPREGVLRGLTTTGGVITSAGVVLAATFAALGVIPLAFLVQIAFIVAFGVLLDTLVVRSLLVPALVRDMGRAAWWPGALSRAPDGARRGRP
- a CDS encoding DUF2264 domain-containing protein, whose translation is MTPPPGESAGLPPEDRTTSPHTGWTRAHWAALADGLLTAVDRHRSPRGARVDLPGPASGHGPDSDGLEGFARTFLLAGFRILGERGADPTGLLERYAAGLAAGTDPASPEAWPRPDRLGQAKVEAASIALILQLTRPWLWDRLDDAVRHRTVDWLATVVGQPYPPINWVWFRVVVESFLREVGGPWSAADIEEDLAVHARLRRPGGWLSDGADQRAYDHYTGWALHLYPLLWARAFDVTGTLCPPALRQTWADDLGRYLHDAVHLIGADGSPLLQGRSLIYRFASAAPLWTAAYTDVGELPPGLLRRAASGTLRHFTEHGVPDRDGLLTLGWHHAWPPMKQSYSGPGSPYWAAKGMLGLALPADHPVWTAPEEPLPVERGDVQRVIEAPGWLVSGRRDDGVITVVNHGTDHAAPGAGGTDAPLYARLGYSTATVPPLTGPTSRAPLDNAVVVLDQEGRATHRTGFTHHYARAEAGGVLLAASGGRTHWVEPAADAGPDHGSGHPGTTTRGPVVTVVSVVRDGVEVRLARVVFDEPQERPVTVRLGGWPLAAADRPTTGPGALARTDRLRSTLHPLRGLDRAGVTVVRDAGPLGGWTAIPWLATGGRLPADGLVAARVTLTGTEEHPHEPPELLVAVERVTLRWPDGHRLDVTI
- a CDS encoding carbohydrate ABC transporter permease, which codes for MNPSRRTSRWTSKGAVHALLAIAALYSVLPLIWLLTSSTKNVGDFSTTSAFELGDWNLVGNLRDLFAEEDGVFLHWIRNSLLYAGVGAVLGALICAACGYAIAKLDFPGRRALFAVTLAGVLVPTTALALPLYLMATELRVVDTFWAVFIPLLTNPFGVYLARAYAEAAVPDEVIEASRMDGAGELRTFFTVALPMMRPGVVTILLFQFVGIWNNFFLPLVMLTDPKLFPMTLGLFQWSSRVGQFPQYNPLVITGSLLAVLPLIIAFVVLQRQWRSGLAAGSVK